A genomic window from Chrysoperla carnea chromosome 3, inChrCarn1.1, whole genome shotgun sequence includes:
- the LOC123295207 gene encoding uncharacterized protein LOC123295207, whose protein sequence is MENNFWKNSKDVLDDFELLSDFYDPNAQIKWNITKNLPRSTRGRGTKIVDSDTDEDESDDLSLSGLNYNQEDLKEIDSVREYEVQDALRRACGVGHSNHVIESHWRAGTRDIPESEKENNAQNVENDLDAKIIENTKQNVNSKPESSNDEKENALKPTKEMKDSNSHSNTEVRRNGLSRRTTYVRRPNTEIGDHQISSVASSQTSSQEEDIVVHSAEISTKEKPIDDMNNIYEYYSDSSDENIILESRDLDDITNLFANLNNNTNDKRKTNRKKYKAVDIDVKLPTQLPSTLVHNEYTKIPTKPISFTNALTVQSVLNPNAKEFYSSFSYNRDDSFKLGSEKDFPPLS, encoded by the exons CACAAATAAAATGGaatattacgaaaaatttaCCAAGATCTACGCGTGGTCGAggtacaaaaattgtagattctGATACCGATGAGGATGAAAGTGATGATTTAAGTTTAAGTGGCTTAAATTACAATCAGGAAGATTTGAAAGAAATCGATTCCGTACGAGAATATGAAGTGCAAGATGCCTTGAGGAGA gcATGTGGTGTTGGTCATTCAAATCATGTAATTGAAAGTCATTGGCGTGCAGGAACGAGAGACATACCAGAAagtgaaaaagaaaacaatgcccaaaatgtagaaaatgatttagatgcaaagataattgaaaatacGAAGCAGAATGTAAACTCTAAACCTGAATCGAGTAATGATGAGAAAGAAAATGCGTTGAAACCAACAAAAGAAATGAAAG ATTCAAATTCACATTCGAATACTGAAGTAAGAAGAAATGGATTATCGCGTAGAACGACTTATGTTCGTAGACCAAATACTGAAATTGGAGACCATCAAATATCATCTGTAGCTTCTAGTCAAACCTCTAGCCAAGAAGAAGATATTGTGGTTCATTCAGCGGAAATATCAACGAAAGAAAAACCGATTGACgacatgaataatatttatgaatattattctgATTCATCTGATGAGAATATTATACTTGAATCACGTGATTTAGACgatataacaaatttatttgccaacttgaataataatacaaacgataaaagaaaaacgaatcgaaaaaaatataaagcggTTGATATCGATGTTAAATTACCAACGCAATTACCAAGTACATTAGTTCATaatgaatatacaaaaataccAACGAAACCGATATCGTTTACCAATGCTCTTACTGTTCAATCTGTGTTAAATCCAAATGCCAAAGAATTTTATTCATCGTTTAGTTATAACCGTGATGATAGTTTTAAATTAGGTTCGGAAAAAGATTTCCCTCCTCTTTCATAA